ATTTATAATTTGATTAAAAATTCCAATTTAAAAAAGTAATTAAAGGAATATAGGCCTATCCCACTGCCAGATATTCCTTTAAAGAAAATGTGTTATGATGAGTGGGAATTTGTATGGGATAGACCTATTATTATACATTAAACATGTTATAGTACCAATCCTATATTGAAGCTACTAAATACTTACTGAAGATATGACTGGCCTTAATAAATCCAGTAAACTCATTATATATTTTTAACCCCATTAAAAGGACTATAACACGATTACAGTATTAAAATAACAAACACACTAAGGACTGTAATAAACCTCCTAATAAATCTAACAGCTGGTATAAAAAGCCACAGCAGTCTACCATATTTCTCACCTCCTTTAAATTAATTTTATATTACGCTGATGGCACTAAAATAAAATACCTAAAAGGGAACCTAACAAACCTCCTAATAAATCTAATAGCTGGTATAAAAAGCCACAGGTTTCTATCATGCTTTTCACCTCCTTTAAACTAGTTTTAATACTTCACAGTATTAAAATAACTAGCAGTGCCTGTAATAAATCTTTATTAAACATAAAGGGTGTAACAAGTCTGATAAAATGTTTTATCACACTTTTCACCCCATAAAGACTCCATTACGCCTCAAATACTATAATATAAGTCCTAATAAAGGACTTACTAGCCCGCCTACTAATGATATAACAGGGCTTAATAAAGCCAATAAAGCTTCCAACATATTTTTCACCTCCTATAAATCCGTATTTGATTTTATTTAACACATTCCTAATAAACATTGTTTAAGTATTAATATTTGACTATTCAAAGTTACAATGAGTCAAATCGTGGAATTATTAGGATTTATAAAAGGTTAAATAGAGTTATTAACTCGTTTTTATTTATATAATTTCAAATTCATACCTATGAGAGGACATATAAATGAATATACGTTCTATTGCTCATTATGACTACACTGGTACTATTTTAAAATTTGCAACTTTTCAATAAGGGTCCCTTAAATTATACTAAAAATCTAAAAATAAGATATCACAAAGGCAAAATTTCCTATTAAAAAATAAAGTTAATTTAAAACATGAAATAGAAAGCTCTATCATGTGTTAGCTAAAAGTATATCAGTTCAGTTAGTTAGTAAAACATACTTCACTATATTTAAAGAATGATTTACTATCTTAACTGAACTTTTGCAGTAGAATTAAAAAATTCTAGGCTTGACTTACTGCTTGCAGATACTTAAAAATTTTTTCTTCCATTATCTATTCTTAAGAATACCTGCTTGATATTTTCAATTGATCTGCAAATTTCATTCATATCTTTATCATTGTAAAACGAAAAATCTTCTTTCGTTTCTTCAATTTTATTTTTACGCCATTTATCCAGATATTCATCACCTTTACCCGTAAGGGCAATTTTAATTACCCTCCGATCGCTCATATCATGCAATCTCTGGATCAACCCATCTTCAACAAGCTTATTGGTCAGATAGGTCATATTTTGTTTTTTCATTCCAATCAAGTTTCCAATTTCAGATATGGATAGTTCTCCCCTTTCCTTTAATATTATCAATGTTAAATAATGGGCAAATGACATTTTTATACGCCCATTGCTGGTCTTATACTTCAAAACGTTTTTTTGAAAAAGCTGGTATAACAAAAATAAATTATCCAACATTTCTCCTAATTTTTCCTCATCCATTAATAATGCCTCCTCTATTCATATTATGATGTTCTATATAAATATTAATGTGATAATGTATTACACCTCCCATAATGTCCAATGTAAGATGTTAATAGAAACTTCAGCAGTTAAGCACATATTCATATTTTCATTCTTGAAAATCTAAAGCTTAATCAAAGTATTTTTGTACATTATTTATTTATTAAGTCTATTTAAATACATAAATATGATATTTTTAAATAAAAACATTATTAAGCTATTTAAATAAAAATTAGACTGAAATTTAGACTATTAATTTTTTAATGAAATGACTAATTATGTATTAAATGCTAAAAATTCAATTCATACAAAATTAAAAAAATTTAATAGTTAATACGTTAATAGTATTAAAGTAAGATAAAGAGTTGCATCCAAAAAATGCAACATTATTTCAGGCAAGTATCTACATTCGGAGGAATCAAATGAGCATTTATAAACTATCCTTTAAAAATTTTAAAAGAAGAAAACTTAGAAGCGCCCTAACCATGTTAGGAATAGTAATAGGAGTAACTGCCCTAATTAGTCTTATAGGTATTGGTACAGGAATGTCGTCTTATATGAAAGATCAAACAGCTTCCCTTATGGGCGACGTTACCATAACAAATAGCTCTGGAGGGTCAGGAATTACAGGATCTACGGGTGATTCATTTTTAAATTCTGCCGCAGTTTCCCAAATAGAGAATATGTCAGAGCTTTACAACATTAAAAAAGAAACACAGTTCACTACACAAATGAATAACATACAGCTAATGGTCATAGGAATGAGTGACTGGAACCAGTTGAAATTTAACGGGACCGCAGGAGTTGTTATTAGTAAATCACTTGCAGATGAATTAAATTATAAAATTGGAAGCAATATAACCGTTAAAGATCAAAAAATGACAATTACCGGGATAACTAACGAAGGAGGAGACAATGGGGCATACGTGTTCATGAATGTTGATAAAGCCCTCCCTTTAAACAACAACAAGGTATCAAGCATAACTGCAAATACTAAAGCAGACCCTGACACTGTAAAAAACCAGATCGAAAGTGCTGTAAACGGTACAAGTGCTTTAACAAAGTCAGACTACACCAAACAAATCGATAACATAATGCAAACAGTAACCCTCTTTGTAGGTGCTATTGCAGGTGTTGCATTACTGGTGGGTGTTATAAGCATTGTAAACATCATGTTAGTCAATGTTTCAGAGCGTACAAGAGAAATTGGAGTATTAAAAGCAATTGGATTTAAAAATAGAGAAATATTAAGCAGCATACTTACAGAAGCCGGTCTTTTAGGTTTATTATCTGCCATAGTAGGAGTAGTTGTAGCTGCTGTCATACTCGAACTTGGAATTATGTTCCTTGCACCACAATACGGCATTAGCGGCATTAAACTCACCCAAATGTTGCCTTTATGGTTAGTAGCTGCAGTAATTGGAGGTGCTACAATTTTAAGTGTTTTAGCAGGATTATATCCCGCATGGAGGGCATCTAAACTAAACGTTGTGGAGGCACTGCGATATGAATAACGATGTACTCGAATTTAATGAAGTCTGGAAAACATACAGAATGGGATCAGAGGACATACAAGCACTTAGAGGGGTTAATTTAACAGTAAGCAGCGGTTCATTTATTGCCATAATGGGGCCTTCTGGATCTGGAAAATCAACACTGCTCCACCTGGCAGGAATACTCGACACACCCACAAAGGGAACTGTCTTGCTGAATGGGAAAAATATCAAAGAGTATACCCAAGATGAACAGGCAAATCTCCGGAGGGCCAACATAGGATTTGTATTCCAGCGGTTCAATTTAATGCCACAGCTTACAGCATTAGAAAATGTTATGCTGCCTATGATTTCACAGGACTCAGGAAAAGCAAAAAAACTCCTTGACAAGGTAGGATTATCCGACAAGTACAACCGTTATCATACACAGCTTTCAGGTGGGGAACAACAGAGGGTTTCCATTGCACGTGCCCTTGCAAATGATCCATCACTTTTACTAGCTGATGAACCAACAGGAGAACTAGATACAGAAAATGCAATGATAATAATGGAATTACTCCAAGAATTGAATCAAAATGATGGGTTAACAATAGTAGGAGTTACACACAATCCACTATCTGCAAAATATGCCGACGAAGTAATCAGAATGCAGGACGGAAATATAATCAGCTGAAAAAAATAGGTTTAAACCTTTATTTATTTCTTTTAATTTTATTATAATCATCATAAACAGAACACAAGTCTCTTTTTCAAGAATTATTTATAAAAAACGTTGTTTTATTAGAGAAAATATGCTGTAAAAACACAGTTTATTGATAATTTTCACCCAATGGTAATAATTATCTCATGAAAAATCAATAATAATGCATAATGCAATTAGTCTGCTATTAACTTATATAATAAAATAATTCCATTAAATTTAGTATTTAGCAGTTTTAACTGGATATAGCTAAAATTTATTTTTAGTAACTTAAAATCATTATCCAGTTATATACCATTAAAAAAGAGAATATGAAGAAACTAAACAAACCAGATATGAAAAATAAGTTTCTTTTAGAGGGAGTATTGCCTCTTAAGGCCCCATTTACTTCTGAGATTATAGCAGGTTTAATATTAGCCGCAGTAGGGATTCCAGAAGTCATGGGATATGCTAAAATAGCAGGAATGCCTGTTATCACCGGCCTTTATACCATCTTACTTCCGATTGCCATATTCGCCATTTTCTGTTCTTCACGTCATTTGATAGTCGGAGCCGATTCAGCAACTGCAGCAATTTTATCAGGTACGCTTGTTTCTATCGCAGCAATAGGAAGTCCCAACTACATTGCACTGGCATCTACAGTTGCACTGCTGTGTGCAGTTTTTTTAGTTATGGCACGTGTATTGAGGCTAGGCTTTATAGCTGATTTTATGTCTAGAACTGTCCTAATTGGTTTTTTATCAGGAGTTGGAGTCCAGGTAGCCGTAAGCCAGCTGGCAAATATGCTGGGGATATCTGGAGAAGGAGGATTAAACACAATTCCCCAGTTAATCAACGTTTTTACACATTTATTCCAGATTAACGCATATACTCTTATATTATCTGCGATTGTTGTAGCTGTAATTATCGGGACGCGCCGTATTTCACATAAAATTCCAGGAGCATTAATAGCTGTTGTAGTTACAGTTATAGCAAGCTTTTTATTTAATTTTCAAGCAATTGGAATTTCAATTTTAGGAAATATACCCAGTGGACTTCCCAACTTTGGAATACCTGCTGTAGATATAAACATTTTACCAAATTTAATGATAACCGTAGTTACCTGTTTTATAGTTATATTATCTCAAAGTACTGCTACCGCCAGAGCATTCACAATCCGTTACTCAGAGAGTGTTGATGAAGATAAGGACATATTTGCCCTTGGCCTTGCTAATGGAGTTGCAGGTTTAACCGGCACATTTGTAGTAAATGGAAGTCCTACAAAGACAGAGATAGTGGATGATGCAGGAAGCCGTACACAGGCCGCTTCACTTATAACTGCATTTGCAGTTTTTATAGTTCTTTTATTCATGACAAAAGCTATGTCTTTTTTACCAAATGCCACCCTTGCAGGGATTGTTTTTGTAATAGGTATTACCATGATTGATATATCTCATTTGAAGGATATTCGTCATAAAGTAAAGTCAGAATATTTTTTAGCTATCATAACTGCTGCCACGGTAGTTGTCATGGGTGTTTTATGGGGAATATTGCTTTCGATCATCCTTTCTATTATTTTACACTTAAGTCACAGCTACATGCCTACTAACAGTATTTTTACAAAGAATAAAAAGGGAGTATGGTCCTTTGAACCTGTTAAAGTTGGTAGATCAACTGAAGAAGGATTACTTATATACAGGTTTAACCGCGACCTGTACTTTGCCAATTCTGACAAGCTAAAAGAAGAAGTACTTAAACTGGTAAAAGGGGCTGATCCTCCACTAAAATTGTTTGTATTGAACACGGCAGGATTTTCGAGGGTTGATTATACATCTGCAGAAATGTTTAAGGATTTGTACAGGGAGTTAAAAGAAAGAAATATTAAATTCGCATTAACCTCCATGTTACCTGATCTTAAAGACCAATTCGATCATTTAGGGCTAACCCGCCTTATAGGCGAGGAAAATATTTATGAAAACGTGCTTGAAGCGCTTAGTGCTTATGAAAGTGGAAATTACTGAATTTATCAAATAAAAAAAAGAAATATTCAATTTTTAATCATCAGGAGAAATCCACTTATCCCTGAATGCCTGTTTTTCTTCTGCACTCATCCAGTGTCTCCCATCACAAAATGGCTTATTTTCAGATTTTCCGCACCTGCAAAGTGTAACTCTATTTCTAACTTCATAGGTGCTTCCATCAGCAGATTCAATTGGGATTCCTCCCCTCACCCAAACAGGACCATCACATTTTTTCTGTGGATCATTAACCAGGACAATAGATGGTTTAAATTCAGGTTCAACAGGTTTTCCTGTCTTTTTATCCTGCAGCACAAGCCGCCCTGAGGGGCAGCTTTTAGCTTCTTCAATTGCAAGTTTAATGTCTTCTGGATCTTCAGACTTTAACAGTTCTCTTATACCCCCTCCACGCAGGCAGAAGCGGGAGTGGTCGCATAGGTCCCATACGTCGTTCAGTATAAAATCTTTTGTTTCAAGTTTCCGGGCCTTTTCCATGTACTTTTCTTTACTTGCCACTTCAGTTCCATCAAAATTAATTTTTATATGTGATCCATCACAGAAAGGTTTCCTTTTGGATGCACCACAGCGGCAAATGGTATATCTTTCTTTAAGTGGATATTCCTTGCCTTCGCTCCATTCACACACATGTCCCTCTTCATTTGTCACCATTATTTGTTCAAATAAAGGGACATTTCCTGAAACCATATAAGGTCCATTTTTAAGTATTTTTATTTTCATTGGATCTTTATCTGCCATATTATATCCTCCACTTTGTATATTACACAACTTAAAGCTAAATTTATGAATTCAAATTTACTTTTCAATACAGTCCACTTCAGGTAAAAATGGTTTAATATCAATTAAAGGAGAGCCGTCAAGGGCATCCAGCCATTTCACTGTAAGAATATTTCCTTCTACTTTTATCAGTTTGACCATACATAAAGCAATCGGATTTGGCCTTACAGGAGCCCTGGTAGAAAATAAACCCTGTTCTTTTGTTTTTCCAGGGGGAATTACCATCAGTTTATAATCTTCAGCTCGATCTAATCCATATAAAATAATCAAATGTTCACGTTTTTCTATATCCTGCAAACCCTGAGCATATTCATCAAAAACAGTTATTTGGCTTAATTTTTCTGAAAAACGGCCCTGGCGAGGCGAATCTCCTTTTACATGGTAAGGAGAATTTATGATACCTATTGGTTCAATTTTCATGTACAAATATATGTGCTTAAAAATAGTTAAAAATTGTGGTTTTAAATTAAGGAAGCTAAGAATGGAGATCCCACAGCAAATGCCAGAAATGTTATACCCATACCCATTTTAATCCTTTTTGAAACCTTTGCAGTATTTTGGATAGATTGATCCTTTAATATAGACGCTGCAGATATCAGAAATACCACAATTGCAGCAAAAAGTGGTGCTAAATAAAGCATATTAAATATACCTATAAAATAAAGCACAGGACTTGCAACACTTGCAATTATCATGAAGAATGCTGCAAGGATTGATGACAATTTCATCCCGTAGATTATTGGTAGTGTGGCTGCTCCCTCTTTTCTGTCACCATCTACATCTTCCATATCTTTAACTATCTCACGGGCCATTGTCATCAAAAAAGCAAAGAACCCCAAATAAATCGAAGTCTCCATCGCACCAACTACTACGCCTCCAAAAACAAATGTGAGCCCTGTAAAGAATGAAACCACGATATTCCCAATAAGGGCTATTTTTTTAAGGTTATAAGCGTACAGCACCAGCAAAATCGATGTTGAAAGGGCTATGATTCCTGGTAAAGGCCCCATTATAAAAGCTAGGATTGTTCCAATTACAAAAAGGGCCGCAGAATAAATTTTAGCTGCATTTAAAGAAATTCTTCCAGATGGAATTGGACGGTTTGGTTTGTTGATGGCATCTATTTTATGGTCAAAATAATCATTTATTGCATTTCCACCGCCTATTATCATAAAAACCACAATGCAAGCTAAAAATGCACTTAATGTAAAGTTTCCACTTATAAATATGACTAAAATCACGGCTATAACAGCCATCACTGCATTCCCTGGCCTTATTATCTCTAAATATGCATTCATGAAATCACTCTAAAATTAATTCGGTTATCGGATAATTTAAAACTAATCTGTCAAATCTGGTTATTTAAGTTAATGCAATTACATTCTATAAAATTAAATAATCCAAAAAACTTAGTAATAATATAAGGTGATTTAATGTTATTTACTGCAGTTAGTAAACATGACTCCAAACAATGCCCCCTTAAAACAGGTGAAGGAGTGAAAATGCTTAAAGAAATTTTTTCCGATGAAAACCTGAAAAAACGGAATATTGATCTATTAGATGCTTATATCAGCTGCCCCCTAGAAAAACATTCCACACACTCCTGTGTTTTTATACTCCGTGCAGACAGCATGTTCAATGTAAAAAATCTGTTCCGGTCAATGGACGCTGAGGTAAAAGAAGTGGCGTCGTTTAATGAGATTGCTAAAAACTTTTAAATTAAATCAAAAAATTATAAAATAGCTTTTCAATAATTTATTACAGTAAAAATGCATATTAAACAATATAATAAAACTTTTATTGGCTCTAAAAAAGTAATTTAAAAAATTAAAGTAAACTAATGAATTTCTAGTTAAACTAGATCGTATAAATTCTTAATTAAAGCCAGTTTTTATCCATATATATATATATATTTTAATAAACACCATTAAAAATTACATCTTATCCATTTTTTTTAAATATTCACCAGAATAATTGATAAATACTTCTAATTCTCCTTTTAATTTATTATCTAACTGACATAATTGTTTAAAATAAGGGTTATGTGTATCAAAGATGCTTTCTTGATTAATAAGTTTATTCCTTTCAGATAATTTTTCATTCAATTCAGATGTTAATGCCTTTATTGATATTAACTCTTCTAACATTACAGGATCAAAATCTGCAGTGATAATGTTATAAGCAAAAGTATCCCAAACTCCCATTTTAAGAACCTTAAAATTTACTGGTGAATTTTTTTTAATATCATTTAAAATACTTTCCGCACTTTTTTTATTGTCTTCTACAGTCAGTTTTAATGCTATAACTATTCTTTTTATTTGTCTTTGTTCTTTCTCCAGCCCTATTTTATGGTTTAAATAAAGACCAATGATGGCCACAATTATTGAACCAAGCAGTATATAGATAGAAGCAAAAACACCTGAAATCCACTGCATCCCCAGTAAAGTGGTTAAAATGAGGATACAAACAAATACAGCCCCAAAAATCGCCTGAGTAATCTTTCCAATGAAATTAGTAATGACTGAACTCCTTAAAATAATTAAAATCATCCATAAAAATAAAAAGAACACTGCAATTAACAAAAAAATCAGTATATAAACTCCAAGTGTTTTTTCACTGCTAAATAAGAAACCCAAAATGAGCAGTAATATAAATACTAATGATGCTCCTCCAATAGACATTATAACTTTATTCTCCATTTTAGCTCCCTCAACCTGAGTTAATAAACATTATTTTTTAATATTAATAAGGCTTTTTAAGCATTTATCTGATCCCATAGTTAAAATGTTCAATAAATCAAAAATAATAGAAATTTTTATCTAGTTATACATCTTATTTTTAACCTATTAATACGCAAACATGGTAAATAAACTTTTATAAAACATATAACTTCCAGTTAAAAATAGAATTACCATAACTTAAAAAAAACTCAATAAAATAATAAAAGAAAAGAAATTTCTACTTAAAACAGCTGGTCAACCATCCATTCCGGTTTAAATTCCATTATATCTTCATATGACTGGCCGACACCTAAAAACAGGATTGGCTTATTAATCACATAACCAATGGAAAGTGCTGCTCCGCCTTTTGCGTCTGCATCTGCTTTGGTTAAGACAATTCCATCCACGCCAACCGCTTCATCAAATTTTGAAGCCTGTTCTACAGCATCGTTTCCTGTTAAGGAATCACCGACGTAAATGATAAGATCTGGTTTTACAACACGCTTGATTTTCTTCATCTCATCCATGAGATTCACATTTGTCTGCATTCTACCTGCTGTGTCGATTAAAACTATCTCTTTTCCTTTAGCTTTTGCGTGTTCAACTGCATCATATGCAACTGCTGCGGGATCTGCACCTTTTTTGTGCTTTATAATCTTTACACCAATATTTTCGGCATGATGGCTTATCTGTTCAATTGCACCTGCCCTGAAAGTGTCTGCAGCTGCAATAACTGGTGTGTATCCCTCATTTATAAAATAGGTAGCCACTTTAGCTATGGTGGTTGTTTTACCAGTACCATTTATCCCCACAAACATGATTTTAAGGGGTTCGCCAGATTTTCGTGCGTTATCAGCCATTTCTTTGAGGTCTTTAGTTTCAACCCCTAATATTTCAGAAATAGCTTTTTTAAGGGCATCTCTTGTAAATTCTGCAACGTCGCTTCTTCTTCTGATTTTTCTACCCACTAAATCTTCTTTTACAGAATTAATTATTTTTTCAGCGACTTCCATTGCAACATCACTTTCCAGGAGTGACATTTCAAGTTCAAAGAGTATATCATCAATATCTTTTTCAGATATTGTTTTTTTGGTAACAAACGAGAACATTCCTGATTTTTCTTCCGCTACTTCTTCGGGCTCCTCATGAGTTTCCACAGGTTTTTCTTCTACCTTTTCCTCTACTTTTTCGTCCTTCTTTTCTCTAGAAAAAATTCCAGATAATTTCCCTCTAACTCCAGTTTCAGACTCTTTTTCTTCAATTAGAGGCTCTTCAGTCTCAAGCTCTTTTTCTTCAGCTGAAGGTTCTTCAATTTTTTCCAGTTTCTCGAAGGTTTCAGTAGTTTCTGGTGCAGTTTCTTTGGTTTCCCCTGAAATTTCTTCTTGGTGAGTTACTTCTGCTTCCTCTTCACTCGAGAGTTTATCACTTAGTTTTCCTATTGTGCCGCTAAATTTCTTTTTAAGTGATTCAAACAAAATGTTCACGTCCTCATTTACCAGTAATTAAAAAAAGAAAAGTTATTGCCTTTGGGCTTCTTCACTTTCAACTTTTTGAAGTAGTGCTTCAGCTTCAGGACTTTTTCTCATAATGAACTCAGTTAACTTCTGTATATCTCCAGACATTTTGTCCACTAACTGTTCCAGCTCTTTTCGCTGGGAAGATATACTTTCTTTGGCTTCATCTATATTTTTCTTTGCAGCAGCGCCTGCTCCAAGTCCCATTATAACTTGATCAGTATTTTTAATTTCTGCAATAAGAAAAGAACCTGCACCTACAGGTACAAATGTTTCTGTACCTTCTTTTCCTTTAACCGCTTCTAAAGTTTCTTCAGCTGATATTAATTCAGCTATAGAAGCATTGACTGATTCAATTTGCTGTTTTAAAACGTCCAGTTGGCTCTGGTACATGTTAATTTCATTTACCATCTGTTCGAGCCTTTGTCTGTCTTCCATGAGATCACCCTAAGGCTTTAATCATTGGATCCTGAACGTCATCTTTTGAGATTTCTTTGATGTCTTCTATGACTATTTTGTTTCTGTTTATTCCGTGTTTGCTTCCAAACTCTGAATAAATTTTTTCGTGTATATCTTCTTCACTTATGGCTTTCAATTCCTTTGTAAAAGGTTGAAAGGCGTTTCCCATCATAAATTTACCTTGAATTCTAAATATTTTTGTTCTCATTCATATCCCTCAAGAAAACCTAATGCTTCTT
This genomic window from Methanobacterium sp. contains:
- a CDS encoding MarR family transcriptional regulator; translated protein: MDEEKLGEMLDNLFLLYQLFQKNVLKYKTSNGRIKMSFAHYLTLIILKERGELSISEIGNLIGMKKQNMTYLTNKLVEDGLIQRLHDMSDRRVIKIALTGKGDEYLDKWRKNKIEETKEDFSFYNDKDMNEICRSIENIKQVFLRIDNGRKNF
- a CDS encoding ABC transporter permease, with protein sequence MSIYKLSFKNFKRRKLRSALTMLGIVIGVTALISLIGIGTGMSSYMKDQTASLMGDVTITNSSGGSGITGSTGDSFLNSAAVSQIENMSELYNIKKETQFTTQMNNIQLMVIGMSDWNQLKFNGTAGVVISKSLADELNYKIGSNITVKDQKMTITGITNEGGDNGAYVFMNVDKALPLNNNKVSSITANTKADPDTVKNQIESAVNGTSALTKSDYTKQIDNIMQTVTLFVGAIAGVALLVGVISIVNIMLVNVSERTREIGVLKAIGFKNREILSSILTEAGLLGLLSAIVGVVVAAVILELGIMFLAPQYGISGIKLTQMLPLWLVAAVIGGATILSVLAGLYPAWRASKLNVVEALRYE
- a CDS encoding ABC transporter ATP-binding protein; translation: MNNDVLEFNEVWKTYRMGSEDIQALRGVNLTVSSGSFIAIMGPSGSGKSTLLHLAGILDTPTKGTVLLNGKNIKEYTQDEQANLRRANIGFVFQRFNLMPQLTALENVMLPMISQDSGKAKKLLDKVGLSDKYNRYHTQLSGGEQQRVSIARALANDPSLLLADEPTGELDTENAMIIMELLQELNQNDGLTIVGVTHNPLSAKYADEVIRMQDGNIIS
- a CDS encoding SulP family inorganic anion transporter — protein: MKKLNKPDMKNKFLLEGVLPLKAPFTSEIIAGLILAAVGIPEVMGYAKIAGMPVITGLYTILLPIAIFAIFCSSRHLIVGADSATAAILSGTLVSIAAIGSPNYIALASTVALLCAVFLVMARVLRLGFIADFMSRTVLIGFLSGVGVQVAVSQLANMLGISGEGGLNTIPQLINVFTHLFQINAYTLILSAIVVAVIIGTRRISHKIPGALIAVVVTVIASFLFNFQAIGISILGNIPSGLPNFGIPAVDINILPNLMITVVTCFIVILSQSTATARAFTIRYSESVDEDKDIFALGLANGVAGLTGTFVVNGSPTKTEIVDDAGSRTQAASLITAFAVFIVLLFMTKAMSFLPNATLAGIVFVIGITMIDISHLKDIRHKVKSEYFLAIITAATVVVMGVLWGILLSIILSIILHLSHSYMPTNSIFTKNKKGVWSFEPVKVGRSTEEGLLIYRFNRDLYFANSDKLKEEVLKLVKGADPPLKLFVLNTAGFSRVDYTSAEMFKDLYRELKERNIKFALTSMLPDLKDQFDHLGLTRLIGEENIYENVLEALSAYESGNY
- a CDS encoding CDGSH iron-sulfur domain-containing protein: MADKDPMKIKILKNGPYMVSGNVPLFEQIMVTNEEGHVCEWSEGKEYPLKERYTICRCGASKRKPFCDGSHIKINFDGTEVASKEKYMEKARKLETKDFILNDVWDLCDHSRFCLRGGGIRELLKSEDPEDIKLAIEEAKSCPSGRLVLQDKKTGKPVEPEFKPSIVLVNDPQKKCDGPVWVRGGIPIESADGSTYEVRNRVTLCRCGKSENKPFCDGRHWMSAEEKQAFRDKWISPDD
- the tsaA gene encoding tRNA (N6-threonylcarbamoyladenosine(37)-N6)-methyltransferase TrmO, which translates into the protein MKIEPIGIINSPYHVKGDSPRQGRFSEKLSQITVFDEYAQGLQDIEKREHLIILYGLDRAEDYKLMVIPPGKTKEQGLFSTRAPVRPNPIALCMVKLIKVEGNILTVKWLDALDGSPLIDIKPFLPEVDCIEK
- a CDS encoding UbiA family prenyltransferase, with translation MNAYLEIIRPGNAVMAVIAVILVIFISGNFTLSAFLACIVVFMIIGGGNAINDYFDHKIDAINKPNRPIPSGRISLNAAKIYSAALFVIGTILAFIMGPLPGIIALSTSILLVLYAYNLKKIALIGNIVVSFFTGLTFVFGGVVVGAMETSIYLGFFAFLMTMAREIVKDMEDVDGDRKEGAATLPIIYGMKLSSILAAFFMIIASVASPVLYFIGIFNMLYLAPLFAAIVVFLISAASILKDQSIQNTAKVSKRIKMGMGITFLAFAVGSPFLASLI
- the ftsY gene encoding signal recognition particle-docking protein FtsY, with protein sequence MFESLKKKFSGTIGKLSDKLSSEEEAEVTHQEEISGETKETAPETTETFEKLEKIEEPSAEEKELETEEPLIEEKESETGVRGKLSGIFSREKKDEKVEEKVEEKPVETHEEPEEVAEEKSGMFSFVTKKTISEKDIDDILFELEMSLLESDVAMEVAEKIINSVKEDLVGRKIRRRSDVAEFTRDALKKAISEILGVETKDLKEMADNARKSGEPLKIMFVGINGTGKTTTIAKVATYFINEGYTPVIAAADTFRAGAIEQISHHAENIGVKIIKHKKGADPAAVAYDAVEHAKAKGKEIVLIDTAGRMQTNVNLMDEMKKIKRVVKPDLIIYVGDSLTGNDAVEQASKFDEAVGVDGIVLTKADADAKGGAALSIGYVINKPILFLGVGQSYEDIMEFKPEWMVDQLF
- the pfdA gene encoding prefoldin subunit alpha, whose product is MEDRQRLEQMVNEINMYQSQLDVLKQQIESVNASIAELISAEETLEAVKGKEGTETFVPVGAGSFLIAEIKNTDQVIMGLGAGAAAKKNIDEAKESISSQRKELEQLVDKMSGDIQKLTEFIMRKSPEAEALLQKVESEEAQRQ
- the rpl18a gene encoding 50S ribosomal protein L18Ae is translated as MRTKIFRIQGKFMMGNAFQPFTKELKAISEEDIHEKIYSEFGSKHGINRNKIVIEDIKEISKDDVQDPMIKALG